CATTCCTCGATGTGGATAACTTCCACCACATAGGCCACATTTAGTATTGCGATAGCCAATCTTAGGTGGACCATTGAAATTCTCCTCTCGGTCGTCCCTTGTCTTATTATTGTGACGGCCAAGTGCGTGTGATTGTTGTTTGTCTATCTCACTGGTTCGCTCGTCTGCGGTCTCCATTGAGCGAGCAGCTTTCAGCAGGCCCTCCAAGCTGAGGTTTTGCTCGATGGCTTTGCGTCTGAGGCGAACTGACGAGGTTCCTTGAATTATTTGCCGTTTTACTTCCAAATCGGTATTTGCGAACTCGCATTTGCGTGCCAGCAGTTGAAGACGGGTGTAGAACTCGGTGATATTCTCACCAGACTTTTGCGATTCCTGACGAAAGATGTATACGAGATGATCAACACACTTCTGAGGTTCGAAGTAATCGGCGAATGCGTTGACGGCAGTTCTGTATTCATCACTCTCGTCGGTTGGTTCCGGCACGGTGAGAGTTTCGAACACATCGCAGGTTTCCTCTCCAACATAATGCAATAACATTGCTTTCTTTCTGGATGCATGAGTGATGCCCATCGCTGTGAACATGTTGTTCAAACGCTTAACGTACTTCTCGAAACGAGTAGGAGCTGTGTCTCTCGGTTGAAGCTCAAACTCAGGAAAGGTCGGTAGATTGATTGCTTTAGCCATGGTGTAGGTAGGAGTTCCTGAAGACTGTGAAGATGCTGAGGTCGATGGAGGATTCGATTCGTCCGaagacatcaaaacacactCGATCAGTGATGTTTGCTTGATTAATTCAGCACCTCAAACACAAAGATTTTCGTCTGCAATTATAGCgatcccatcctcgtcgccatTTGTGAGGTTTTCGTTTTGGTATTAACACAAGATGCAAAGGATAAACGAAAGATTTAATGTATCCTTAATCACATTCACATAGGGTCACCACGCTGGTTGACCTATCTTTAAAAACATATGCCATAGTCCTTTTcgatacaaaatatgcaaatgaacaTTACAGATCCTTCAAAGTCTCTTGTTTGCTGTCAAAAGTATGTCCCTTAATTGTTAAATTTACTGACCTCGATTCGTACCGTAAagatgtcaataaaaaaaattacgagTACTATATTGACAGAGAAAGTATGTACAATCAACAAGTTAACAAGCGTAGGTGTTACTGTACTTATGAGTCCTAGCTACAGGGAGGCAATGAATCACAACTTTATGGGAATGGTGGATGGATTCATTTCTTCACAATATCATGTGTGAAAGTATTGTAACTTCACTGAATGTGAGAAAGTGCACAGTAATTGATTCTActgttttaaaacaataatcTAGGCCAATTATCATGATTCAAAATTGCAAAGTCTCCAAGAATCCCAGGTACAACTATGAGAACCAAgagaagaatatttttcataaTGAAAAAGCTAAATCTCTCCTTGAGTCACAGGTTCCTTGAAGTGGCATCTACTTGCATATTTTGCCCTTCTCTAAATCCTTTATGTTAAAAGAACTTGCATAAGAATTAACTCACTACTAAACTATTGAACTGCTTACTAACTTACTGTATTTGTTGCAAAGTTTCATTCACATTGAAATTGTCCAATTTAGTGCTGTAAACATGCATGTTCTGTTAGTAATTAATGTGACATGAACAATgttgaaaaaaagagaaagcttGTAGTTAAAATTGCTgtttaaattaatattgaaaagaATAACGTACAAAATATCAGCCTCAACTAATAGGCATTATTTATGAATAGGCACATGTCCAGCTGTGTATTATCGACAAGTCAGTAATTGCAGGCCTtatatattgttttattttaacttGAGTCTCCACTTTTCAAAAAACTGCATAATACTCTCTCAAGTTACAATGATAACCCACATTATCATCACAGAATTACAACTCTATAACCCTGTTTGTTACAAACTAACTAGTCACCCAACATAACCACAATATCATGACGCTGTGCACAGGCTTATCAAGTACAATCCAAGGTGAGTACCTGTGCAAGAATTTTCCCAAACTCACTGAGGTTTGTATGTGCATGTGCCCTCAGATGTGTTTCATTTCATAAACGGGCATCTATTTTCTATTAACATAAAAGTAGCCAATCAAACCACACCCAATAAATGCAGTTGCTTTTCtagaaaaattgccaaattTTCAACAATGTAGAAGATTCCTTTTTATTCCTCCAATAAATAATGTCTTTAATTGAAAGCATATTTTCAACAAATGATCGactgcaaatatgaaaatatgaAATTGCCATAAATATTAGTTTTATCTAGTATTATGCTGTGTTGAGTTATTGTTTGGTCATCATTTACTTGTTTTCAGTTATTTCATGTTAGCCCTAAGAATAGCTCATCATTTAATAATTGGATTAGTATTCTACTAGTGTCACACAATGATCATTGGTTTTGTCATGCAATGCTTTGAAATTGTCTTGCTTGTTGAAATTTAGTGCATTGCCATTGCATGTAAAATTATTATACTTTCTCTGatcattttaattattttaatgtaaattatttattagtGATTTCctatttgtaatttatttcttttagctTGCAATCACCCTTTTTTTACTTTGGCTTTTAAACTGTAAATTCctgcaaaaataaatttattgagGCTACAAGTCTGTCTCGTTGTTCAAATAACACCAGAACCTGCCTTGGTCACAAATTGATCAAGGCAAAGCAAATActcaaatagaccatttttacagttgtgttctcagttgcctggcctttcaatgaaagtgaggctggagttgaccttgttttgatagaaacctcactgcttttgtcacgtaaattcctactaattagcatgagaacagcatcattagcataagaaaaacagggaggtttctatcaaaacaaggtcaactccggTCTCACTTTCGTTcaatggccaggcaactaagctcacaactgtaaaatggtctattatgcCTTTGGTGTGTTCACACAGGGAAAATGACATCAACAAATCTATTAATCAATCAGAATGATCAATAAATTATGCGTATGGTGGCTTAAAGGTGACATCAAAACTGTGTTGACACAGGTTAACAACTGCATTGCttagtggaggttgggtgcctggaATGTTCAAGGGCTTCCACTTTTGGCAGACAACCCCAAGACTGAATAACACCCCCATGGCTGGCACAGCACAACACTACAATCCAGCCATGAGCCCTCACGCACAAGAGACaaacaggcacccgtcacaccgAAGAACAGTGGAAAGGAAAGGGGAGGGGGGAGAGCTAGATGACGACTGCTCTCGGCCACGCTGGCTGACAGAAACTCCACGCACTGCCAGACCTACGCCACATGAGTTGAGTAAGCGCTTAAAAACTGACCTCTGACCACGGGTACTGTTGgtgctctttgttgttaactccTTTACATTACATTTTAAATACATCAAAATAACATTAACACATCTAATTAACCAATAAGAACGTTGTATTTTGTAACATTCTTACAACCCTTTCACTTTTGCAATCATCAAACTACACATTTACCTTAGCCTCATGCTGTAGGAAATGTGTAGCCTGTAGCCAGCTGTCACAGACATATGCTAGCTCACAACTCAACAAAGCCAGAGCAAGAGTAGATGGCTGTTGAAAAAAGGTGCAAGAGTACAGGATTAACATGGACAATGACCAAGCAACACTTTTGGAAGGTAGGACCTTGCTGTTCTTAGCCCATTGTTGGTGAATGTTTTTTGTTCCTGCATGGTGTGAGAAACTGCATAGCTCACCACATTATCACCCTATGCATGTACTGAATGCAACTCTTGCTAAGAAGCTGTAAAACCTATAGTTTAtatatgtgaccgtccacgggaaaaccaacaaaaaggtgatgacacgggcacgctattttagcacgctaaacaaaaggaattttctttaacaggggagtgccgtgtcgtaatgcacgcctcattaaaattttcttttgtctcgttatgcacgttgtaaacaatagagcgtgttatacgaaacaaaagagcgtgtcagcaaaaagtaaaatcgagCACCGTGTAAAATTGCACGACAGCTGCACCAAAACGCACGCTGAAAGCGAAGTACACCACGCTACTCTCAAAGCTGAGTGAAGGCCGACTGATCTGCGGAAATAACCGAAAAATCCCGCAGATAAATGttaatatgtaagcaaacaaaaagcataccaaaccctcgtaaagcaaggttctatcttttttgctaacataatatatcgaacatctttgagcaatttcctaAGCGGGATTGCCAGAGCACACTTTAATAATTTCCGGCGCAATCTTCAGAAACTCTCTTTGTTTATAACATCGTTGCGTTTCATAGATTTCCCAGCTACAAATTCTCTGTtatcattcaatgtttgtgtgaTATTAGCACCAGGTTaggttttttttcaaatcaaatagaATCGAATCGTGGTAATCGGCGGGTGTAAATTTTATGGtactaaataatttgttccacatCTCGGCGTCGCAGCAGCGGGACAACAAAATGCCAAAATGCCAATTCATCCTACCCTCAAACTTTTGTCAACAGTTTTTCCCGCTTATCTATCGCTGCTAAGCTCAAACGTTTGTcttagggaaattttatcgttgtcttcattttgtcgttcctttttcgttcagaagtgtagctgtgtgccggactacagaacacagaatttgcatacattgaagtatgaccattttgctcgtcacgcaatctttctttgaaaactcGACATCgaaacgctgtagtgtgtaggttaatacgtacgacaaaatattctgacacaaaaaagtcaagttgaaaatcacaagtttgctcataaagttcttgatactaagaatttggttgtttttgtagtctccgtatggccgttcttcttttaactcggcattttgtatttattcgtgctcgcacatcatcccactggctggcgaaaactggggattcaaatttttggcggagactcgaagcaagaaaacgcattttcagttcatccagttgtctgtccagtttcaattagcgctggtaaacagttttaaatgcaagcactcATTTTGAAGCGGTTGACTCGCACGGCTCGCCATGttggctcgcatgactcgcgGCTCGGGCTTCGATATTCctctcaagctaaaatggttattgataagaatacaaatcgattaggaagacataatttttatgtctcctttttctttgccttatacatgttcaagttaaaaaaaaaatattcagtttctgtcgattacataatctttatttcgcgttacttacgcagttctttggaaacaatcgGATACCGAAACAGTTGGGTGTAAAGGTGTTTCAGAACAGTCCTCTGTTCATTCACTACCTTTTCTTCCTAGTAttttactgtgccttgtttggcacgcatctgacacgcaactcgaacacgccacgctaaacaaaaggtttggagtgtcttagcgtgcagaacaaaagccaccgtgacatctattgtgctacttattaaatatgcgcatatgccgtgttacatgtcacgctcagcgtgccgtggcatgcacgcgtgcccgtgtcatcacctttttcttggttttcccgtggacggtcacatatgTATCATGTCACAACAAAATGATTCTATTGGTACTTGAATCtttctttcattgatttttatCCATGATCATCTAGTATTGGACAGTCAACTACTGGAACAGACAGCATAGCTTAATAATTTAAAACCCTTTCATACAGTCAAATTAACTGAGCTACAGTATTCCTCAGGAACTGTGAATATTATATGCTGAAGAAACTATTCATTAATTGAAATTCAAATGAATGTTATGCTGTGCATAAACATACATCAAGAAATCTCACTTGGCGGGCCAAAGAGCATATATGACGGAAAGGACTCCACTTTCATGTTTATAGATTCATTTTGGTTCCACTTTGCAATCAGTAAACATATTTTTACTGATCTGGAAGAAAAGCCAACAGAATCTTATATTTATTAAGTGTTTACACTTTCTCCCATGTGTCACTTAATGTTAACTCATAGAAGTCCTTTAACTTTGACACACTGTAATGATGTCAGTGACAAAAAGTATTAAATGTTGAGCCCTGTTTGATATTGTATTGTGTCTACAGAGTATTAAACTTACTTTGAAGAATATGAACTTCTGGTTGCACAGAAGGCCCTCTAATACCCAAGTTACATGTTGAAGGTGCTGGTTGATAGGGCAATGATCAAGAAATCCTTTTGAAACACAAAGTGCATGAAActgcaatgaaaacaacaccACCCTTGTCAGATTTTTTCTCTGTcattgtgtgggcccaattccattaGTAGGACTAACACTCACATCGTCTATATGGgtagaaaactagcacttcatATTACACTCTATAGTTAAATctgttcaaatacatgaatgcTACACGCCCAACGTTTGCAAAAAACataacccttccttgtacttGAAAACAACAATATAATAACTTTAACACGTTCAAATTTTAATACAAATGTGAGActgcaaaaaaatattacaatatCAATTTTGTACTCACCACTTCTAAAAAATACAAGGGAGTTGTGGCATTAAGGTTCCACTTTAGTTTATCAAGAATGATACGTTCCATTCGCAGCAAATCAGAAGGAGTGAACCGAAGGCCACTGACTTTCACAAAATCTGCCGCTGTTGGAACATCCTAACAAAGAAGTACAAACCCATTAATAACTTACCACTTCTAAGCACACTTGTTCAAAACAAAGTGTATGTATGTAATCACTAAATGGAACATACAGAGTAAACACTGTATTAACTGTATTACTGTGAATGAATAATAGCATTTGCATGAACTGAAAACTATACAACATAAAGATTTTTCATGATTCCAAAATCATTACTTTATTGTTTGGACAAATTTTACCTCATCCTCCTCTGCCATCTTCACAGCCAGAAAAAGACAAGATATACTCATACAGGGGAGATATCTAGGATTGGCCTTCAATATTATAAAAGGAAAATACATTATTTTTCAAAACTACAAATATATTAGTTACCGTTACAAAAGTCAGTATTTGATATAGCTCAAATGAGCTATCATGAGCAAAACACAAATGGATCCACAAAGGATGCACTGAATCAAGACTGTGCTCTAACCACGCCCTGTCGCCGGAGGCGACTAACATTTGGCCTCAGGCAACCGAAAATATATTCTTGGTCGCCTGGCCGACCTGCTGTTAGTTTCTCGATTTACAGCCaagaagcaaaaagaaaacgttGTTCAATCGGGCGCGCGTTGATATTCAAAGGTCGTTCCACGTGAATTCACATGTAACATAATCAACTTAGATTGTGACAAGCTGCACAGTTCTCGATTTTAACAGGTTTTCCAAATAGCATtataatttttcctttaaattaaTTTTGGATGGCTTGttagtttttcaaaagaaattgttacttCTGCGCTTACAGGTGTAAAGTACAGGCGGCAATTAGTAAATCGCTGATTAAACACAGGAGTCGTtcttttatgctaatttaataTTTTAGCAGGCTTTTTACTCCCGTGTCTGCGAGGCTAAATCATAACTTCAGATTgtttttccagtaaaacacaatttataaaaaagaaatgatacgATTATTTTTTTATCGTTATTTGCTTTAGAAACGGGTATAAAATCTATAAGTCCCGCATTGTCCTTGGTATTGTGACAAGTCATTATGTATCACGTACTAAAAATAAAGACACAAAGGCCAAATCGACCCAATCCACAAAAAGCTCACTTGTCCTGAACATTTCAACGATCACAtaagaaagaaaatactctgttCTGTACTCAAACGATGACTTTCCAACAAGATGAATTATTCAAAAAAGATAATAGTTTTGGGGCAGCCACAGTTTTCGTTGCGCGAATTCATGGCAGGAAAGCTCCACGGGATCTCAGTCATTTGTCGcaaacaaattttcttttcagcCTAAATGATTCGTGCAAAGAACAGCTTTCTTATTTTTGGCCGAAACATTTTTATAAAATTCCAGCTAAAATGTTTGGGAAacacaaaattttaatttgggcGACCATCTTTTAAGCCTGGGCACCCAAGCTAAAACGCCTGGGAGCCTGAATGTTCCTTAGAGCACAGCCTTGTTAATTGTCTTCCAAGTGACCCTTTATTACCTCTTTCTGCACAGGTCAATGAGTGACTTGGAAgacaaatttaatttaacttgtAAGGGTGGGACGTGGGCCTGGGGTCCTCATCACCTCATTTTATGCATTATTTGATGCTGACAATTTATGTGTATTCCATCTGATGTACGACACACATCCACACATCCCCATGGGGGAGGGGCTCGTATATcaaacagacagggatgctcgtcgtctcggttaggggtgtaaattttcgattttcgtctcgcttagggtgttccgggcaaagcgccaatattttaagccgccaaggtttcgtttagggttccgcgaagaatcAGAATTACATGGagacaaataattttcatttttcaagtgATCTCTTCTACTGGAAAAGatttgcttaagccacgcccagattggtcgcCTTTAgaggtcacaaaaagcttgagccacgcccagatggtctcctttaggggtcaaattaaaaatttccgACAAGCATCctcgtctgttccatataggccCCCCCCCCCATTGGCACACATCTCTGACTTTGGAAAGATTAGAAATAACATGGGGACCTGTGTCAAGAATGAGATTTTCAAGTATCAAGTAAGTACAGCTTGCACCTATTAGGACATGATTCTGTCTGTGCACTGAAGTAAAGCCCTGTTGGATGGAGTTGATAATTGGATACCTGACCATCTGGGGAAAACAAAACAGActctgtgctgtactccttgggaagctAGACTGGCATATTGGTCAGCAACTAACCCTCTGACCTCTAAAATGAGGACAAATGTATGTGGGCCAACCTTGTGAATTCAGTTTGACAAGATTGAACAGCCCATGGCAAGTTCAAAATTATTAGCCTGCTTGTGAGGAGGAGAAGCAAACTGTTGGTACTCAAAATCTCATTGTGACAGTGATTGAAAGTACTAAAATTATTGTGATACATTTGCATTTGTAATCTCCAGCCtgataaa
This genomic stretch from Acropora muricata isolate sample 2 chromosome 5, ASM3666990v1, whole genome shotgun sequence harbors:
- the LOC136915978 gene encoding cyclin-I-like isoform X3 — protein: MVVSCGLNVGKLLRVLHDGLQKEDTHVAPLVCLLGNEDSDAINLSTRDNTVAFMLDLSRHCSFHSETYSLSVNLLDRLLSVVKANPRYLPCMSISCLFLAVKMAEEDEDVPTAADFVKVSGLRFTPSDLLRMERIILDKLKWNLNATTPLYFLEVFHALCVSKGFLDHCPINQHLQHVTWVLEGLLCNQKFIFFKPSTLALALLSCELAYVCDSWLQATHFLQHEAKVQDSELLQCSKLVEEHLNAFVSVQKFPRLRLHLVPERQGVSLAVLNTKLS